Proteins encoded by one window of Acidobacteriota bacterium:
- a CDS encoding Gfo/Idh/MocA family oxidoreductase, with translation MDILKVGLIGAGHISETHLKAWHRSQGCQVTDIFDLNREMAEERARRFRIERVHDRLEDLLDKVQVVDICTPPSTHGDLLRQAAERGLHILIEKPMVIWASEWEELAPLFARSPGKLAVLHNLKYARSVQNAKKWVDQGRIGRILRLTRRFLTHPESDRMLVGDRHWSHRLPGGRWFETLPHELYLIHSFLGPLGLAHVDALQTAAAPPGAPADEVQLTFTGRDAIATVHYSASCRLNHRSMTLYGEKGIIDIDLLGDSVKVLSHGDAQWRRAAGGTLLDAGSELVQSVPDRMAYFGERLQGASPHFKLIQDFAGYLHDRNPSPTPMDEVEYVVRHCEEVGRAIDARLESLRATG, from the coding sequence ATGGACATCCTGAAGGTTGGACTGATCGGAGCAGGACACATCTCCGAAACCCACCTCAAGGCCTGGCATCGGTCCCAGGGCTGCCAGGTCACGGACATCTTCGACCTCAACCGCGAAATGGCCGAAGAGCGCGCCCGGCGCTTCCGCATCGAGCGGGTCCACGATCGCCTGGAAGACCTCCTGGACAAGGTTCAGGTGGTCGACATCTGCACTCCGCCGTCGACCCACGGAGACCTGCTGCGGCAGGCCGCCGAACGCGGTCTCCACATCCTGATCGAAAAGCCGATGGTGATCTGGGCGTCCGAATGGGAGGAGCTGGCGCCGCTCTTCGCGCGCTCGCCGGGCAAGCTGGCGGTGCTCCACAACCTGAAGTATGCGCGCAGCGTGCAGAACGCCAAGAAGTGGGTCGACCAGGGGCGCATCGGTCGCATTCTGCGTCTCACCCGCCGCTTCCTCACCCACCCCGAGAGCGACCGCATGCTGGTCGGCGACCGCCACTGGTCCCATCGCCTGCCGGGGGGCCGCTGGTTCGAGACCCTGCCCCACGAGCTCTACCTCATCCACAGCTTCCTCGGCCCCCTCGGCCTGGCCCACGTCGACGCTCTGCAGACGGCGGCGGCCCCGCCGGGAGCACCGGCCGACGAGGTCCAGCTCACCTTCACCGGTCGGGACGCCATCGCCACCGTCCACTACTCGGCGAGCTGTCGCCTCAACCACCGCAGCATGACCCTCTACGGCGAAAAGGGCATCATCGATATCGACCTGCTGGGCGACTCGGTGAAGGTGCTGAGCCACGGCGATGCCCAGTGGCGGCGCGCCGCCGGCGGCACCTTGCTCGATGCCGGCTCGGAGCTCGTGCAGTCGGTGCCGGACCGCATGGCCTACTTCGGCGAGCGCCTGCAGGGCGCCTCGCCCCACTTCAAGCTGATCCAGGACTTCGCCGGCTACCTCCACGATCGCAACCCCTCGCCGACGCCGATGGACGAGGTCGAGTACGTGGTGCGCCACTGCGAAGAGGTCGGGCGAGCCATCGACGCGCGGCTGGAAAGCCTCCGTGCCACAGGTTGA
- a CDS encoding O-antigen ligase family protein — protein MTDSALRLPRPLALVLPVFVFSAFLTQVKFIPGVRNNIGPFEVLGGLLIATFFLFYRRPEKPLRWNPIMGLVAAILALAAVSQSWMPPTHTRLGIIQVAILVFLLLFLITLYNLILQYQIHPAAILRLITLSILIVGPWVILSGVQAAGDYQASGPFRNRAHMGSYMLSAFWLVLLYTVQPNLKKLDRLFANGALCLTLYGVAVSGRRSVYLSLIFGLAGLAVGFLFAHRGKRLTLVRSAVVTFGFLAIFYTFGALLVPQASFFKERVGMIGSRLQMVFAPEEDLQQGDSFFTLQRKGVMMAFDESPLFGIGWGGFAKSRFSPTGHEVHSTPLRFLAELGIVGLALYLLLMAYLLYGSARMFWDMRRTAYGGVYLILMVSLWSLSVSYVYNRHITERAFWLLLLMFLILEAFARAQRRAPQRAHRPAVLQGRQRPALGTAMALPRASRTPGVSARGQPPSW, from the coding sequence TTGACTGATTCGGCCCTGCGTCTGCCTCGCCCCCTCGCCCTGGTGCTGCCGGTGTTCGTGTTCTCGGCCTTCCTCACCCAGGTGAAGTTCATTCCCGGGGTGCGCAACAACATCGGACCCTTCGAGGTCCTCGGCGGCTTGCTGATCGCCACCTTCTTCCTGTTCTACCGCCGGCCCGAAAAGCCGCTGCGCTGGAACCCGATCATGGGCCTGGTGGCCGCCATCCTCGCCCTCGCCGCCGTGTCCCAGAGCTGGATGCCACCCACCCACACCCGCCTCGGCATCATCCAGGTCGCCATCCTGGTCTTTCTGCTGCTCTTCCTGATCACCCTCTACAACCTCATCCTGCAGTACCAGATCCATCCCGCCGCGATCCTGCGCCTGATCACCCTGTCGATCCTGATCGTCGGCCCTTGGGTGATCCTCTCCGGTGTCCAGGCGGCCGGCGACTACCAGGCCTCGGGGCCCTTCCGCAACCGTGCCCACATGGGCAGCTACATGCTCTCGGCCTTCTGGCTGGTGCTGCTCTACACGGTGCAGCCCAACCTCAAGAAGCTCGACCGGCTGTTCGCCAACGGCGCCCTCTGCCTGACCCTCTACGGCGTCGCCGTCTCCGGCCGGCGCTCCGTCTACCTGTCGCTGATCTTCGGCCTGGCGGGCCTCGCCGTCGGCTTCCTGTTCGCCCATCGCGGCAAGCGCCTGACGCTGGTGCGCAGCGCCGTCGTCACCTTCGGTTTTCTGGCCATCTTCTACACCTTCGGCGCCCTGCTGGTGCCCCAGGCTTCTTTCTTCAAGGAGCGCGTCGGCATGATCGGCTCGCGCCTCCAGATGGTGTTCGCACCGGAGGAGGACCTGCAGCAGGGGGACAGCTTCTTCACCCTGCAGCGCAAAGGGGTGATGATGGCCTTCGACGAGAGCCCGCTGTTCGGCATCGGCTGGGGCGGCTTCGCCAAATCGCGCTTCTCGCCCACCGGCCACGAGGTCCACAGCACCCCGCTGCGCTTCCTCGCCGAGCTCGGTATCGTCGGCCTCGCCCTCTACCTCCTGCTGATGGCCTACCTGCTCTACGGCTCCGCGCGCATGTTCTGGGACATGCGCCGCACCGCCTACGGCGGCGTCTATCTGATTCTGATGGTCAGCCTGTGGAGCCTGTCGGTGAGCTACGTCTACAACCGCCACATCACCGAGCGCGCCTTCTGGCTGCTGCTGTTGATGTTCTTGATCCTCGAGGCCTTCGCCCGCGCCCAGCGCCGAGCACCGCAGAGAGCCCACCGTCCAGCGGTGCTCCAAGGCCGCCAGCGGCCGGCCCTCGGCACCGCCATGGCGCTGCCCCGCGCCTCCCGAACTCCAGGTGTCTCCGCCCGTGGCCAACCGCCCTCCTGGTGA
- a CDS encoding glycosyltransferase family 4 protein codes for MANRPPGEVAAPAARSGQPRDRAAASTPSESPPSGPLVFVVTHGVTARFLMLDLLLYLARQGHDVRVFAAGGHDLDAVAAAGIAVTAVPLQREIRPLADLRALFRLYRELRRIRPALVNAGTPKAGLLAMIAAWLLRVPRRLYTLRGLRLETARGAKRLLLTTTERVAAACAQRVVCVSASLRQRAIDLRLVAAERATVLADGSSKGVDLERFRPANENDLGEPGTGEKDPALRRWRDKLGLTDDEPVIGFVGRFVRDKGIEDLLAAFDEQVLPRHPRARLLLVGDFEDGDPVSPATRQRIESGAALLRPGFVDDSAPLYRLMTLLAFPSYREGFPNAPLEAAASGLPVVGFRATGVVDAVAEGETGLLVDIGDRHGLGEGLAALLDDPARARRLGQAGRRRAEERFSQERLWRAWAEELASDG; via the coding sequence GTGGCCAACCGCCCTCCTGGTGAGGTCGCGGCGCCGGCCGCGCGGTCGGGGCAACCCCGCGATCGGGCCGCGGCATCAACGCCTTCGGAATCGCCGCCCTCGGGCCCCCTGGTGTTCGTGGTCACCCACGGCGTCACCGCCCGCTTCCTGATGCTCGACCTGCTGCTCTACCTGGCGCGGCAAGGACACGACGTGCGGGTCTTCGCCGCCGGCGGCCACGATCTCGACGCGGTGGCCGCTGCCGGCATCGCCGTCACCGCCGTGCCGCTGCAGCGCGAGATCCGTCCCCTCGCCGACCTGCGCGCCCTCTTCCGGCTCTACCGGGAGCTACGCCGGATCAGGCCGGCGCTGGTCAATGCCGGCACCCCGAAGGCCGGTCTACTGGCGATGATCGCCGCCTGGCTGCTGCGCGTGCCGCGCCGCCTCTACACCCTCCGCGGGCTGCGCCTCGAGACCGCCCGCGGCGCCAAGCGGCTTTTGCTGACCACCACCGAGAGGGTCGCCGCCGCCTGCGCCCAGCGGGTCGTCTGCGTCAGCGCCAGCCTGCGGCAGCGCGCCATCGACCTGCGGCTGGTCGCGGCGGAGAGAGCCACCGTGCTCGCCGACGGCTCGTCGAAGGGGGTGGACCTCGAACGCTTCCGGCCCGCCAACGAGAATGACCTAGGCGAACCAGGTACCGGCGAGAAGGATCCGGCGCTCCGCCGCTGGCGCGACAAGCTCGGCCTGACCGACGACGAGCCGGTGATCGGCTTCGTCGGTCGCTTCGTGCGCGACAAGGGCATCGAAGACCTGCTCGCCGCCTTCGACGAGCAGGTCCTGCCGCGCCACCCCCGGGCCCGCCTGTTGCTGGTCGGGGACTTCGAAGATGGCGATCCGGTGAGCCCCGCGACGCGCCAGCGCATCGAATCGGGAGCCGCCCTGCTGCGCCCCGGCTTCGTCGACGACAGCGCCCCTCTCTACCGCCTGATGACGCTACTGGCTTTCCCGTCCTACCGCGAGGGCTTTCCCAACGCGCCCCTCGAAGCCGCCGCCTCGGGCCTGCCGGTGGTCGGCTTCCGCGCCACCGGCGTGGTCGACGCCGTGGCCGAGGGCGAAACCGGCTTGCTGGTCGACATCGGCGACCGCCACGGCCTCGGCGAAGGCCTGGCGGCGCTGCTCGATGACCCCGCTCGCGCCCGCCGCCTCGGCCAGGCCGGGCGCCGCCGGGCCGAGGAGCGCTTCTCACAAGAACGCCTCTGGCGGGCCTGGGCCGAGGAGCTCGCGAGCGATGGCTGA
- a CDS encoding NAD-dependent epimerase/dehydratase family protein: protein MSETILVTGGAGFIGSHLVDKLVADGHRVRVLDALDPQVHEGGQRPDYLNPQVDYTFASMSDDAALAACLEGVDVVVHFAASVGVGQSMYAIEKYVESNTLGTSKLLDRLVNQGRGQIRKLVVASSMSVYGEGLYDCATCGLQAPGDRSIEQLEAGQWEPRCPSCGEALAPRPTDESKPLDPTSVYALTKYDQERLCVAIGKAYKLPVVALRFFNVYGPRQALSNPYTGVAAIFSSRIKAGNAPLVYEDGQQRRDFVSVYDIVAAVQLVMEHAGADYRVFNVGSGHTVSVVELAELLIELYGKQGELQPEIAGRFRQGDIRHCFADISALRDLGFAPAIELADGLRDLAAWADGQQAEDRFQAAQQELRNKGLA, encoded by the coding sequence ATGAGCGAAACCATTCTGGTCACCGGCGGCGCCGGTTTCATCGGCTCCCACCTGGTCGACAAGCTGGTTGCCGACGGTCACCGGGTGCGGGTGCTCGACGCCCTCGACCCGCAGGTTCACGAGGGCGGGCAGCGCCCCGACTACCTCAACCCGCAGGTCGACTACACCTTCGCCTCGATGTCCGACGACGCTGCCCTGGCGGCGTGCCTCGAGGGGGTCGACGTGGTGGTCCATTTCGCCGCCAGCGTCGGCGTCGGCCAGTCGATGTACGCCATCGAGAAGTACGTCGAGTCCAACACCCTCGGCACCTCGAAGCTCCTCGACCGGCTGGTCAACCAGGGCCGCGGCCAGATCCGCAAGCTGGTGGTGGCGTCGTCGATGAGCGTCTACGGTGAAGGCCTCTACGACTGCGCCACCTGCGGCCTCCAGGCTCCCGGTGATCGCAGCATCGAGCAGCTCGAAGCCGGCCAGTGGGAGCCACGCTGCCCGAGCTGCGGTGAGGCCCTGGCTCCTCGGCCGACGGACGAGTCGAAGCCCCTCGACCCGACCTCCGTCTACGCCCTCACCAAGTACGACCAAGAGCGCCTCTGCGTCGCCATCGGCAAGGCCTACAAGCTGCCGGTGGTGGCGCTGCGCTTTTTCAACGTCTACGGACCGCGGCAGGCGCTCTCGAACCCCTACACCGGGGTCGCCGCCATCTTCTCGTCGCGCATCAAGGCCGGCAACGCGCCGCTGGTCTACGAGGACGGCCAGCAGCGCCGCGACTTCGTCAGCGTCTACGACATCGTCGCCGCCGTCCAGCTCGTCATGGAGCATGCCGGGGCCGACTACCGGGTGTTCAACGTCGGCAGCGGCCACACCGTCTCGGTGGTCGAGCTCGCCGAGCTGCTGATCGAGCTCTACGGCAAGCAGGGTGAGTTGCAGCCGGAGATCGCCGGGCGCTTCCGACAGGGCGACATCCGCCACTGCTTCGCCGACATCTCGGCCCTGCGCGACCTCGGCTTCGCGCCCGCCATCGAGCTCGCCGACGGCCTGCGCGACCTCGCCGCCTGGGCCGATGGCCAGCAGGCCGAGGATCGCTTCCAGGCGGCCCAGCAGGAGCTGCGCAACAAAGGCCTGGCGTAG
- a CDS encoding glycosyltransferase family 4 protein: MKIWYFSKGDENVPSSRYRCFFFAEELRQQGLEVEICDPPPRRFGLRIPRGGLAELWRLHRQLRKARKGDVIYLQRPIHNTLFVGLAVLHKWLFRRAMVFDYCDPIFLHSPRKTALLARWADAVVVSCEDLARFARRYNDEVHIVPNSVRAGEIHDLSASRPEAPRPVVGWVGGARLHEKNLRLLMAVFRRLETPFTFRLIGAKGADDLVADFRAVPDLDLDVIEWLSPEKVPTEITKFDIAVLPLEATDWNQKLVTKLLEYLAGGAAVVASPVGDNRFAIEDGVNGFLATHEDEWVTKLDTLLADGELRRRFAERGQETLRQRYFLTANGQRLAQILRDLAA; the protein is encoded by the coding sequence ATGAAGATCTGGTACTTCTCGAAGGGCGACGAGAACGTCCCGAGCAGCCGCTACCGCTGCTTTTTCTTCGCCGAAGAGCTGCGCCAGCAGGGCCTCGAGGTGGAGATTTGCGATCCGCCACCGCGGCGCTTCGGGCTGCGCATTCCGCGCGGCGGGCTGGCCGAGCTGTGGCGCCTCCACCGCCAGCTCCGCAAGGCTCGCAAGGGCGACGTCATCTACCTGCAGCGCCCGATCCACAATACCCTGTTCGTGGGCCTGGCGGTGCTCCACAAGTGGCTCTTCCGGCGCGCCATGGTGTTCGACTACTGCGACCCGATCTTTCTCCACTCGCCGCGCAAGACCGCCCTGCTGGCGCGCTGGGCCGACGCCGTGGTGGTGAGCTGCGAGGACCTGGCGCGCTTCGCCCGGCGCTACAACGACGAGGTCCACATCGTGCCCAACAGCGTGCGGGCGGGCGAGATCCACGACCTCTCCGCGTCGCGGCCGGAGGCCCCGCGGCCGGTGGTCGGATGGGTCGGCGGGGCGCGCCTCCACGAGAAGAACCTGCGCCTGCTGATGGCCGTCTTCCGCCGCCTCGAGACGCCCTTCACCTTCCGCCTGATCGGCGCCAAGGGTGCCGACGATCTGGTGGCCGACTTCCGCGCCGTCCCGGATCTCGACCTCGACGTCATCGAGTGGCTCAGCCCGGAGAAGGTGCCGACGGAGATCACCAAGTTCGACATCGCGGTGTTGCCCCTCGAAGCCACCGACTGGAATCAGAAGCTGGTCACCAAGCTGCTCGAGTACCTCGCCGGCGGCGCCGCCGTGGTCGCCAGCCCGGTGGGCGACAACCGCTTCGCGATCGAGGACGGCGTCAACGGCTTCCTGGCCACCCACGAAGACGAGTGGGTGACCAAGCTCGACACCCTGCTCGCCGACGGCGAGCTGCGCCGCCGCTTCGCCGAACGCGGTCAGGAGACGCTGCGCCAGCGCTATTTCCTGACCGCGAACGGCCAGCGCCTGGCGCAGATCCTGCGCGACCTCGCCGCCTGA
- a CDS encoding class I SAM-dependent methyltransferase has translation MSPATYRDEAFDQYLSSIYAHLRNDLSEAGLERSIGTYDREFGAYLPDDRQAAILEIGCGSGGFLRLCKSLGYERVQGIDISQEQVDFCNRNGLPEVECSDGLSFLEGSPGRFDLILMSDVLEHCPKAEALGLLRAIHGALDVGGRVVVRVPNMSNPLNLRTRFVDITHELGFTRSSLAQVFELTGFTVDRVEGAVSRHSNPLARLVFDRFLWAAFRLLYRQVLWLDDEALQGKNLIGVGRKASA, from the coding sequence GTGAGCCCAGCCACCTACCGCGACGAGGCCTTCGACCAGTACCTGTCGTCGATCTACGCTCACCTGCGCAACGATCTGTCGGAGGCTGGCCTGGAGCGCTCCATCGGCACCTATGACCGCGAGTTCGGCGCCTACCTGCCCGACGACCGGCAGGCCGCCATCCTCGAGATCGGCTGCGGCAGCGGCGGCTTCCTGCGCCTCTGCAAGAGCCTCGGCTACGAGCGCGTCCAGGGCATCGACATCTCCCAGGAGCAGGTCGACTTCTGCAACCGCAACGGCCTGCCGGAGGTCGAGTGCTCGGACGGCCTGAGCTTCCTCGAGGGCTCGCCGGGGCGCTTCGACCTGATCTTGATGAGCGACGTCCTCGAGCACTGCCCGAAGGCGGAAGCCCTCGGCCTGCTGAGAGCCATCCACGGCGCCCTCGATGTCGGCGGCCGGGTGGTGGTGCGGGTGCCGAACATGAGCAATCCCCTCAACCTGCGCACCCGCTTCGTCGACATCACCCACGAGCTCGGCTTCACCCGCAGCAGCCTGGCGCAGGTCTTCGAGCTCACCGGCTTCACCGTCGACCGCGTCGAAGGCGCCGTCAGCCGGCACTCGAATCCCCTGGCCCGGCTGGTCTTCGACCGCTTCCTGTGGGCCGCCTTCCGGCTGCTCTACCGGCAAGTGCTGTGGCTCGATGACGAAGCCCTGCAGGGCAAGAATCTGATCGGCGTCGGCCGCAAGGCGAGCGCCTGA
- a CDS encoding class I SAM-dependent methyltransferase: MTDRYSSEVFGHYLTTASAHRSDLSEEGIAKSRQAYQREFGAFLPSDKDAPILEIGCSVGGFLDFLAESGYQTVQGVEISHELVEVCHQRGHESVVCASGLDFLAGSDQRWATVVMIDVLEHLPKQAGLDLLKAIAACLQPEGRLVLRVPNMSNPLNLQARYGDFTHEVGYSKEALEQMLRIAGFEVESVHAAAGQHRNPLAKLVFDRMAWWAFQQFCRRTMQIRAQVLRGKNIIGVATPKAS, from the coding sequence ATGACCGATCGCTACAGCTCGGAGGTCTTCGGGCATTACCTGACGACTGCCTCGGCCCATCGCAGCGACCTTTCGGAGGAAGGGATCGCCAAGTCGCGCCAGGCCTATCAACGGGAGTTCGGCGCCTTCCTGCCGTCGGACAAGGACGCCCCGATCCTCGAGATCGGCTGCAGCGTCGGCGGCTTCCTCGACTTCCTCGCGGAGAGCGGCTACCAAACCGTGCAAGGGGTCGAGATTTCCCACGAGCTGGTCGAGGTCTGCCATCAGCGCGGTCACGAGTCGGTGGTGTGCGCCAGCGGCCTCGATTTCTTGGCCGGCAGCGACCAGCGCTGGGCGACGGTGGTGATGATCGACGTCCTCGAGCACCTCCCGAAGCAGGCCGGTCTCGATCTCCTGAAGGCCATCGCCGCCTGTCTGCAGCCCGAAGGCCGACTGGTCCTGCGGGTGCCGAACATGAGCAATCCCCTCAACCTGCAGGCGCGCTACGGCGACTTCACCCACGAGGTCGGCTACTCGAAGGAAGCCCTCGAGCAGATGCTGCGCATCGCCGGCTTCGAGGTCGAGTCGGTGCACGCCGCCGCCGGCCAGCACCGCAACCCGCTCGCCAAGCTGGTCTTCGATCGCATGGCGTGGTGGGCCTTCCAGCAGTTCTGTCGTCGCACCATGCAGATCCGCGCCCAGGTCCTGCGCGGCAAGAACATCATCGGCGTCGCCACCCCGAAGGCATCGTGA
- a CDS encoding glycosyltransferase has product MTDAKPPLATPPLEVWLFRPTMGHGGADRVTLTLLQHLDRRRFRPTLVLMQRSGPFLEGIPEDVPVLSLDAPRLVSAVRPLAALLRNPPPAGPPDLLFSTASGTNLVVTLLPRHLRRRFGLMLSERSTLQRDDRAAWKNRLLLFAKSRLYGRAQRIAAVSAGIADDLVARTGFPRQRIDVVFNPVVSDSLHQRASETVAEPWLAEADDDDGPQVILAAGRLVPVKDYGNLLAAFARLQRERPRARLVVLGEGPERTTLEAQAEALGIADVVKLPGFVDNPFAWMSRATVFALSSRFEGLPGVLIQAMACGAAAVSTDCPTGPSEIIRDGENGLLVPVSDPAALATAVGRLLDDAELRRRLSRQGRRDMRQFGLEASLRRYSDTLERTASERAQWTS; this is encoded by the coding sequence ATGACCGACGCCAAGCCACCCCTCGCCACGCCACCCCTCGAGGTCTGGCTATTCCGCCCCACCATGGGCCACGGCGGCGCCGATCGCGTCACTCTCACCCTGCTGCAGCACCTCGACCGCCGCCGCTTTCGGCCGACGCTGGTGCTGATGCAGCGCTCGGGGCCGTTTCTCGAAGGCATCCCGGAAGACGTCCCCGTCCTCTCCCTCGACGCCCCACGGCTGGTCTCGGCGGTGCGGCCGCTGGCCGCCCTACTGCGCAATCCACCGCCGGCGGGGCCGCCGGATCTGCTGTTTTCGACCGCCAGCGGCACCAACTTGGTGGTCACGCTACTGCCGCGCCACCTGCGCCGGCGCTTCGGACTGATGCTCTCCGAGCGCAGCACCCTGCAGCGCGACGACCGGGCCGCCTGGAAGAACCGCCTGCTGCTGTTCGCCAAGAGCCGCCTCTACGGCCGCGCTCAGCGCATCGCCGCGGTTTCGGCGGGCATCGCCGACGATCTGGTGGCCCGCACCGGCTTCCCGCGCCAGCGCATCGACGTCGTCTTCAACCCGGTGGTCAGCGACAGCCTGCATCAACGCGCCAGCGAGACGGTGGCGGAGCCTTGGCTCGCCGAAGCCGATGACGACGACGGCCCACAGGTCATCTTGGCCGCCGGCCGGCTGGTGCCAGTGAAGGACTACGGCAACCTGCTCGCAGCCTTCGCGCGGCTGCAGCGCGAGCGACCGCGAGCCCGCCTGGTTGTGCTCGGCGAAGGGCCCGAACGCACCACCCTCGAAGCCCAGGCCGAGGCCCTCGGCATTGCCGATGTGGTCAAGCTGCCGGGCTTCGTCGACAACCCCTTCGCCTGGATGAGCCGGGCCACGGTGTTCGCCTTGAGCTCGCGTTTCGAAGGGCTTCCCGGGGTCCTTATCCAGGCGATGGCCTGCGGCGCCGCGGCGGTGTCGACGGACTGCCCGACGGGCCCCTCGGAGATCATCCGTGACGGCGAGAACGGCCTGCTGGTGCCGGTGAGCGACCCCGCCGCGCTGGCCACCGCCGTCGGTCGCCTGCTCGACGACGCCGAGCTGCGCCGGCGTTTGTCACGACAGGGCCGCCGAGACATGCGACAATTCGGACTCGAAGCGTCCCTGCGGCGCTACTCGGATACCCTCGAAAGAACCGCTTCGGAGCGCGCGCAATGGACATCCTGA
- a CDS encoding glycosyltransferase family 4 protein, translating to MRLLYLSLSYVPSRRASAVHVMKMCAALARQGHQVELITKRCPPRQEPGVEDDHRFYGVEPIFRLDKLPRPAWRGGGLVYSLALERRLRRARREAGTTVFSRDLFGAWRSVRLGLPTIFEAHGLPKTARATRWHRELFASPHLERLVVISQALAERFEGLGLLPPADRLLVAHDAADPMAVAEPRTPPWNEPQIGYIGHLYPGRGVEVIVALAERLPQCSFHLVGGRREDVERWRATTALPNLTFHGFVAPGELADHYGRFDILLMPYQRKVGVASGKTDTSGWMSPMKMFEYLATGRPIVSSDLPVLREVLRDEDNALLVAPEDVDGWAQAIQRLLDDGPLARRLGEQGERDFRDHYTWDARARAVLDGLGSSAAESPRR from the coding sequence ATGCGCCTGCTCTACCTGTCCCTGTCCTACGTGCCGTCGCGCCGCGCCAGCGCCGTCCACGTGATGAAGATGTGCGCCGCCCTGGCGCGCCAGGGGCACCAGGTGGAGCTGATCACCAAGCGCTGTCCGCCGCGCCAGGAGCCGGGGGTCGAGGACGATCACCGCTTCTACGGCGTCGAACCGATCTTCCGCCTCGACAAGCTGCCCCGGCCGGCGTGGCGCGGCGGCGGCCTGGTCTACAGCCTCGCCCTCGAGCGCCGCTTGCGGCGAGCCCGCCGCGAGGCCGGCACCACGGTCTTCAGCCGTGACCTGTTCGGCGCCTGGCGCTCCGTTCGCCTCGGCCTGCCAACCATTTTCGAGGCCCACGGCCTGCCCAAGACCGCCCGCGCCACGCGCTGGCACCGCGAGCTTTTCGCCAGCCCCCATCTCGAGCGCCTGGTGGTCATCTCGCAGGCCCTGGCGGAGCGCTTCGAGGGCCTTGGCCTGCTGCCCCCCGCCGACCGGCTGCTGGTAGCCCACGACGCCGCCGACCCGATGGCCGTCGCCGAACCACGAACGCCGCCCTGGAACGAGCCGCAGATCGGCTATATCGGTCACCTCTACCCGGGGCGCGGCGTCGAGGTGATCGTCGCCCTCGCCGAGCGCCTGCCGCAGTGCTCCTTCCACCTGGTGGGCGGCCGGCGCGAGGACGTCGAGCGCTGGCGCGCCACCACCGCTCTGCCCAACCTGACCTTCCACGGCTTCGTCGCCCCCGGCGAGCTGGCGGACCACTACGGCCGCTTCGACATTCTGCTGATGCCCTACCAGCGCAAGGTCGGCGTCGCCAGCGGCAAGACCGACACCAGCGGCTGGATGTCGCCGATGAAGATGTTCGAGTACCTCGCCACCGGCCGGCCGATCGTCTCCTCGGATCTGCCGGTGCTGCGCGAGGTGCTGCGCGACGAGGACAACGCCCTGCTGGTGGCGCCGGAGGACGTCGACGGCTGGGCGCAGGCGATTCAGCGGCTCCTCGACGACGGCCCCCTGGCCCGCCGCCTCGGCGAACAGGGCGAGCGCGACTTTCGCGATCACTACACCTGGGATGCCCGGGCGCGGGCCGTGCTCGATGGGCTCGGATCTTCGGCGGCAGAAAGTCCTCGGCGATGA
- a CDS encoding sugar transferase has protein sequence MAETFYRRHGKRLLDLALTIPASLAALPVLALLALLVRWRLGSPVLFRQARPGLDGAIFELYKFRTMTDARDDDGVLLPDGERLTRFGRFLRRSSLDELPELWNVLRGEMSLVGPRPLLARYLERYTAEQARRHQVRPGLTGWSQINGRNALSWSDKFRLDVWYVDHLGLGLDLKILWLTVFRVLRRQGVSAPGEATMREFMGEEE, from the coding sequence ATGGCTGAGACCTTCTACCGCCGCCACGGCAAGCGCCTGCTCGATCTCGCCTTGACCATCCCGGCGAGCCTGGCGGCGCTGCCGGTCCTCGCATTGCTCGCCCTGCTGGTGCGCTGGCGGTTGGGATCGCCGGTGCTGTTTCGGCAAGCCCGCCCGGGCCTGGATGGTGCCATCTTCGAGCTCTACAAGTTCCGCACCATGACCGATGCCCGCGACGACGACGGCGTTCTGCTGCCCGATGGCGAGCGCTTGACCCGCTTCGGCCGCTTCCTCCGTCGCAGCAGCCTCGACGAGCTGCCGGAGCTCTGGAACGTGCTGCGCGGCGAGATGAGCCTGGTCGGGCCGCGCCCCCTGTTGGCGCGCTATCTCGAGCGGTACACTGCCGAGCAGGCCCGCCGTCACCAGGTGCGCCCCGGACTCACCGGCTGGTCGCAGATCAACGGCCGCAACGCCTTGAGCTGGAGCGACAAGTTTCGCCTCGACGTCTGGTACGTCGATCACCTCGGCCTGGGCCTCGATCTGAAGATTCTGTGGCTGACCGTGTTTCGGGTGCTCCGCCGTCAGGGTGTTTCGGCCCCCGGAGAGGCCACCATGCGGGAGTTCATGGGGGAAGAGGAATGA